One bacterium DNA window includes the following coding sequences:
- the tuf gene encoding elongation factor Tu (EF-Tu; promotes GTP-dependent binding of aminoacyl-tRNA to the A-site of ribosomes during protein biosynthesis; when the tRNA anticodon matches the mRNA codon, GTP hydrolysis results; the inactive EF-Tu-GDP leaves the ribosome and release of GDP is promoted by elongation factor Ts; many prokaryotes have two copies of the gene encoding EF-Tu) yields GDNVDLEIELIAPIAMEDGLRFAIREGGKTVGAGVVSKIIK; encoded by the coding sequence AGGAGACAATGTAGATTTAGAGATAGAGTTAATAGCGCCGATAGCGATGGAAGATGGGTTAAGATTTGCGATAAGAGAGGGAGGTAAGACGGTAGGTGCTGGTGTTGTATCTAAAATTATTAAGTGA